Proteins from a single region of Puntigrus tetrazona isolate hp1 chromosome 2, ASM1883169v1, whole genome shotgun sequence:
- the LOC122324815 gene encoding holocytochrome c-type synthase isoform X2 — MGDTMSSPTVKAEGIMVPDLGSTPPQGCPMHRDINKSAPPPECPMHQAPAPAGEKLRKEPDVPAHQDRAYEFVECPMKAANGAKPTMSDINPANMMPPPNQQPSPGQPFSLSVVREESTIPRAGSEQKWVYPSEQMFWNAMLRKGWRWNKDDVNQKDMSNIIRIHNQNNEQAWQEILRWEKLHSKECPCGPSLLRFGGKAKDFSPRARFRHWMGHELPFDRHDWIIDRCGKEVRYVIDYYDGGQVAKHTILDVRPAFDSLGAVWDRMKVAWWRWTST, encoded by the exons ATGGGAGACACTATGTCCAGCCCTACAGTGAAGGCAGAGGGCATCATGGTGCCAGATTTGGGCAGCACACCTCCACAAGGCTGTCCGATGCATCGAGACATTAATAAAA GTGCCCCTCCACCAGAATGTCCTATGCATCAGGCACCTGCACCTGCGGGTGAGAAGCTAAGGAAAGAGCCAGATGTTCCAGCACATCAGGACAGGGCTTATGAATTTGTAGAGTGTCCTATGAAAGCTGCCAATGGGGCTAAACCCACAATGTCTGACATCAATCCAGCAAATATG ATGCCACCGCCTAACCAGCAACCTTCGCCTGGCCAGCCGTTTTCGCTTTCTGTTGTAAGAGAGGAATCGACCATCCCTCGTGCTGGATCTGAGCAGAAGTGGGTTTATCCCTCGGAGCAGATGTTCTGGAATGCCATGCTGAGGAAAGG ATGGCGCTGGAACAAGGATGACGTCAACCAGAAAGATATGTCAAACATCATCAGGATTCACAACCAGAATAATGAGCAAGCCTGGCAGGAAATCCTGAGATGGGAGAAGCTCCATTCCAA AGAATGCCCGTGTGGACCTTCTCTTTTAAGGTTTGGTGGAAAAGCAAAAGACTTTTCTCCCAGAGCCAGATTTCGCCACTGGATGGG GCACGAGCTACCGTTTGACAGGCATGACTGGATTATTGACCGGTGTGGAAAAGAGGTCAGATATGTGATAGACTACTACGATGGAGGCCAGGTGGCCAAGCACACTATCCTTGATGTGCGTCCAGCTTTTGATTCTTTAGGAGCTGTTTGGGATCGTATGAAAGTGGCCTGGTGGCGTTGGACCTCCACATGA
- the LOC122324815 gene encoding holocytochrome c-type synthase isoform X1, with amino-acid sequence MGRQLMGDTMSSPTVKAEGIMVPDLGSTPPQGCPMHRDINKSAPPPECPMHQAPAPAGEKLRKEPDVPAHQDRAYEFVECPMKAANGAKPTMSDINPANMMPPPNQQPSPGQPFSLSVVREESTIPRAGSEQKWVYPSEQMFWNAMLRKGWRWNKDDVNQKDMSNIIRIHNQNNEQAWQEILRWEKLHSKECPCGPSLLRFGGKAKDFSPRARFRHWMGHELPFDRHDWIIDRCGKEVRYVIDYYDGGQVAKHTILDVRPAFDSLGAVWDRMKVAWWRWTST; translated from the exons ATGGGCAGACAG CTGATGGGAGACACTATGTCCAGCCCTACAGTGAAGGCAGAGGGCATCATGGTGCCAGATTTGGGCAGCACACCTCCACAAGGCTGTCCGATGCATCGAGACATTAATAAAA GTGCCCCTCCACCAGAATGTCCTATGCATCAGGCACCTGCACCTGCGGGTGAGAAGCTAAGGAAAGAGCCAGATGTTCCAGCACATCAGGACAGGGCTTATGAATTTGTAGAGTGTCCTATGAAAGCTGCCAATGGGGCTAAACCCACAATGTCTGACATCAATCCAGCAAATATG ATGCCACCGCCTAACCAGCAACCTTCGCCTGGCCAGCCGTTTTCGCTTTCTGTTGTAAGAGAGGAATCGACCATCCCTCGTGCTGGATCTGAGCAGAAGTGGGTTTATCCCTCGGAGCAGATGTTCTGGAATGCCATGCTGAGGAAAGG ATGGCGCTGGAACAAGGATGACGTCAACCAGAAAGATATGTCAAACATCATCAGGATTCACAACCAGAATAATGAGCAAGCCTGGCAGGAAATCCTGAGATGGGAGAAGCTCCATTCCAA AGAATGCCCGTGTGGACCTTCTCTTTTAAGGTTTGGTGGAAAAGCAAAAGACTTTTCTCCCAGAGCCAGATTTCGCCACTGGATGGG GCACGAGCTACCGTTTGACAGGCATGACTGGATTATTGACCGGTGTGGAAAAGAGGTCAGATATGTGATAGACTACTACGATGGAGGCCAGGTGGCCAAGCACACTATCCTTGATGTGCGTCCAGCTTTTGATTCTTTAGGAGCTGTTTGGGATCGTATGAAAGTGGCCTGGTGGCGTTGGACCTCCACATGA
- the rwdd3 gene encoding RWD domain-containing protein 3 isoform X1, producing the protein MSREAYDEISVLSAIYCEQDEFELLEESPERGLVYRVHTLIERNNEKTPLDLTFHVCPDYPQDPPDVSISSTRLSRKQCHDLRLHLMETARSLPPEPMVHDLILWLQENFSDLIETSSCDSAENGSASTEETWTALLHLDHMRSKAKYIKLIEKWTSELCLTGRLFTGKPILVLLQGRKENIKEYIHFQKTVKVDVDSSGKRCKEKMMSVLCEIPQPEKVALSTFEVKDIFSRDDLEREFDLIGLTELYKRFVCSLV; encoded by the exons ATGTCGAGGGAAGCGTACGATGAAATATCCGTTTTATCCGCCATATACTGCGAACAGGACGAATTCGAGTTGCTAGAAGAGTCAC CTGAGAGGGGACTGGTCTACCGAGTACACACACTGATTGAAAGAAACAATGAGAAGACACCGCTTGACCTTACGTTCCACGTCTGTCCTGACTACCCTCAGGACCCTCCGGATGTCAGCATCTCTTCCACCCGCTTATCAAGAAAACAGTGTCACGACCTGAGGCTGCATTTAATGGAAACGGCACGATCACTTCCACCAGAGCCCATGGTCCACGACTTAATACTGTGGCTTCAGGAAAACTTCTCAGACTTGATCGAAACGTCAAGCTGTGATTCAGCGGAGAACGGATCAGCATCCACAGAAGAAACCTGGACCGCTCTACTGCACTTAGATCACATGAGGTCCAAAGCAAAATACATCAAACTGATCGAAAAATGGACTTCAGAGCTGTGCCTCACTGGGAGACTCTTTACGGGGAAGCCGATATTGGTTCTTCTGCaaggaagaaaggaaaatattaaa GAATACATCCACTTTCAGAAGACGGTTAAAGTCGATGTCGATTCTTCAGGGAAACGCTGTAAGGAAAAGATGATGAGTGTCCTGTGCGAGATTCCACAGCCGGAGAAAGTAGC gttgtctacatttgaagtaaaagatattttttcacGCGATGACCTCGAAAGGGAGTTTGATCTCATTGGACTGACTGAGCTTTACAAGCGGTTTGTGTGCTCTCTGGTCTGa
- the LOC122324815 gene encoding holocytochrome c-type synthase isoform X3, producing MHQAPAPAGEKLRKEPDVPAHQDRAYEFVECPMKAANGAKPTMSDINPANMMPPPNQQPSPGQPFSLSVVREESTIPRAGSEQKWVYPSEQMFWNAMLRKGWRWNKDDVNQKDMSNIIRIHNQNNEQAWQEILRWEKLHSKECPCGPSLLRFGGKAKDFSPRARFRHWMGHELPFDRHDWIIDRCGKEVRYVIDYYDGGQVAKHTILDVRPAFDSLGAVWDRMKVAWWRWTST from the exons ATGCATCAGGCACCTGCACCTGCGGGTGAGAAGCTAAGGAAAGAGCCAGATGTTCCAGCACATCAGGACAGGGCTTATGAATTTGTAGAGTGTCCTATGAAAGCTGCCAATGGGGCTAAACCCACAATGTCTGACATCAATCCAGCAAATATG ATGCCACCGCCTAACCAGCAACCTTCGCCTGGCCAGCCGTTTTCGCTTTCTGTTGTAAGAGAGGAATCGACCATCCCTCGTGCTGGATCTGAGCAGAAGTGGGTTTATCCCTCGGAGCAGATGTTCTGGAATGCCATGCTGAGGAAAGG ATGGCGCTGGAACAAGGATGACGTCAACCAGAAAGATATGTCAAACATCATCAGGATTCACAACCAGAATAATGAGCAAGCCTGGCAGGAAATCCTGAGATGGGAGAAGCTCCATTCCAA AGAATGCCCGTGTGGACCTTCTCTTTTAAGGTTTGGTGGAAAAGCAAAAGACTTTTCTCCCAGAGCCAGATTTCGCCACTGGATGGG GCACGAGCTACCGTTTGACAGGCATGACTGGATTATTGACCGGTGTGGAAAAGAGGTCAGATATGTGATAGACTACTACGATGGAGGCCAGGTGGCCAAGCACACTATCCTTGATGTGCGTCCAGCTTTTGATTCTTTAGGAGCTGTTTGGGATCGTATGAAAGTGGCCTGGTGGCGTTGGACCTCCACATGA
- the si:dkey-10f21.4 gene encoding transmembrane protein 56-B-like: MEPLSLQVLVVVTGSFLGFQWLFHRGSPLVSEKLCKGFLKLSPTQRTEWNSRAVSTVHALVVGLFCLYIYIFDEPIQKDPVWGDATLVKLNVAVTSGYLISDLLLMFTSWESIGEKYFVMHHFAALYAYYYVLSLGILPYFANFRLLSEFSTPFVNQRWFFHMLGYHKLSKPSLVNGVAMAFTFFLVRIAVIPGYYSHMYSVFGTDDFYRLPLGGRGAWVISSVSLDVMNIMWMRRIIRGCLKVLRSAWSSKTGTNVETRKTE, encoded by the exons ATGGAGCCTCTCAGCCTGCAGGTGCTGGTGGTTGTAACAGGGAGCTTCTTGGGCTTCCAGTGGCTGTTCCACAGAGGTAGCCCTTTGGTGTCTGAGAAGCTCTGCAAAGGCTTCCTGAAGCTCAGCCCTACACAAAGGACGGAGTGGAACTCCAG GGCCGTCTCAACAGTACACGCCTTGGTTGTGGGACTTTTCTGTCTCTACATATATATCTTTGATGAACCTATTCAGAAAGACCCAGTCTG GGGAGATGCCACACTGGTGAAGCTAAATGTGGCCGTTACTTCAGGCTACCTTATCTCAG atctcCTGCTCATGTTTACTTCATGGGAGTCTATtggagaaaaatattttgtcatgcaTCATTTTGCTGCTCTCTATGCATACTACTATGTCctg AGTCTAGGCATATTGCCTTACTTTGCTAATTTCCGCCTGCTTTCAGAATTCTCCACCCCTTTCGTGAACCAGCG TTGGTTTTTTCACATGCTGGGCTACCACAAACTTTCCAAACCAAGTCTGGTTAATGGTGTCGCCATGGCATTTACATTCTTCTTGGTGAGGATCGCAGTCATTCCAGGCTACTACAGCCATATGTACTCGGTCTTTGGTACGGATGACTTCTACCGGTTACCTCTGGGGGGCCGCGGTGCCTGGGTTATCTCCAGCGTGTCTTTGGATGTCATGAACATCATGTGGATGCGCAGAATCATCCGCGGATGTCTCAAAGTCCTTCGCTCGGCTTGGTCGAGTAAAACGGGAACTAACGTGGAAACCAGAAAGACAGAGTGA
- the rwdd3 gene encoding RWD domain-containing protein 3 isoform X2: MSREAYDEISVLSAIYCEQDEFELLEESPERGLVYRVHTLIERNNEKTPLDLTFHVCPDYPQDPPDVSISSTRLSRKQCHDLRLHLMETARSLPPEPMVHDLILWLQENFSDLIETSSCDSAENGSASTEETWTALLHLDHMRSKAKYIKLIEKWTSELCLTGRLFTGKPILVLLQGRKENIKKTVKVDVDSSGKRCKEKMMSVLCEIPQPEKVALSTFEVKDIFSRDDLEREFDLIGLTELYKRFVCSLV; the protein is encoded by the exons ATGTCGAGGGAAGCGTACGATGAAATATCCGTTTTATCCGCCATATACTGCGAACAGGACGAATTCGAGTTGCTAGAAGAGTCAC CTGAGAGGGGACTGGTCTACCGAGTACACACACTGATTGAAAGAAACAATGAGAAGACACCGCTTGACCTTACGTTCCACGTCTGTCCTGACTACCCTCAGGACCCTCCGGATGTCAGCATCTCTTCCACCCGCTTATCAAGAAAACAGTGTCACGACCTGAGGCTGCATTTAATGGAAACGGCACGATCACTTCCACCAGAGCCCATGGTCCACGACTTAATACTGTGGCTTCAGGAAAACTTCTCAGACTTGATCGAAACGTCAAGCTGTGATTCAGCGGAGAACGGATCAGCATCCACAGAAGAAACCTGGACCGCTCTACTGCACTTAGATCACATGAGGTCCAAAGCAAAATACATCAAACTGATCGAAAAATGGACTTCAGAGCTGTGCCTCACTGGGAGACTCTTTACGGGGAAGCCGATATTGGTTCTTCTGCaaggaagaaaggaaaatattaaa AAGACGGTTAAAGTCGATGTCGATTCTTCAGGGAAACGCTGTAAGGAAAAGATGATGAGTGTCCTGTGCGAGATTCCACAGCCGGAGAAAGTAGC gttgtctacatttgaagtaaaagatattttttcacGCGATGACCTCGAAAGGGAGTTTGATCTCATTGGACTGACTGAGCTTTACAAGCGGTTTGTGTGCTCTCTGGTCTGa